TAAATAAAAGACCCCTTTGTCGTCTTCTTTATTAAAAAGCACTGGATATTCCGAGCTGAACTCATGCAAAATCCCTTTTGCTTTAATTGCTTTTTCTACAATAAAATTTTCTTTTATATCACTACCATAATTCATTTGTTCCGAATTTTTTTGTTTAAAAAATTCATCAAAATAGCTTATGGGATAAAACTCACCAGTAACAATTTTATTATTTTCAACCGATTCCTCCCATCTCCATAGTTGACATTGCAAAACGCTTTCCATTAATCTTACACTCTGTTCTGCCTCTTGTACTATAAAAATTTTAGAAATCAAACTATATTTTATCTGTAATTCATCCGAAAAAATTCTATTTATCAGCCTGTTCCCTTTTAAAGATGTACCCATATGCCCTATGCTTTTTTCACTCAAAAGTTCTCCGCTTTTCCAAACTCTATAACGCACCTGGTTGTCATCATATTCCACCGATAAAATAGTTGTTTTAATTTGGCTAGAGATTAATTTCACATAAATATCTATATTGCCCCACTCCAGATTTTCATCATATATCGTATTCCATCCCTTTACTCCTGATAAAATGATATAATCTGAAAACCAGTTTTCCTGCTCCAGTAATTCGCACAAATCCATTATCTTTCTTTTGTCAGTTTTATATAAGGCAATTGTCCCAAATTTTGTACTCATATCTTTTCTTCATTAAACAATAAGAACTGCCCGCATACCGTCTGCTAATGATAAGGATTCTATTATTAATGCCACCTACTATCATATCTCAATATCATCAAAATCAATTTTAGATGAATCACTAATTGTCCCTTTATTTTCCTGCATGTGTTTTGTAAATTCAGTGCCTAACACGACATGGTACCTTTTCAAATAATATGATAAATCGCCTGGCCATAACCAGATTCCATCAGTTAACATATCCGGGATACCCACAATTCCATTGTCAGGATTTATAATATCATTTGTGACTCCTCCACATGCAACAAAAATGATTCCTTGCTTTAGATAATTTATCATTTGTTCTTCATCAGCGTTTTCCTCTTTTTGAATAAAATCAAAAATGGATGGATCATCGCTTTTGCCATGTGGCATCTCTTTATAAAATCCTTGTCGTTATAATTTCATACCATCATATCCGTTCTTTCCTATATAGCTTTAACCTGTTACTAAATATCTTTTTGCTATTAACTGATTTTTGGTAAATCTCCATTAAGCACCTTATTTACATTCTAGGTAAATAGCATATACCATTATAGATAGTGCAAATACTATTGCAAAATAAAAATTTTCTTTTTTGGTAAATCCAAGACGTAATATTTTATTTCTAATCCACAAGCATAAATATCCTGCGCAGAAACCTAATAGAGATGTCCCTAATATCCTGAATATGAAAATTTTTATCACGCTCCTCGTATTATTTAAATATAATAGTTTCTTATAATTTGGCGCATTTGTAAAAGTCATATATACGACCACTGATTCTACTGGTGCCCCACCACCACTTGCCCCTGAAAATTGGTTTCAATACACTGCTTTTACTGCCAAATATCCTGTATCTGTATATAATCTTCTCGAATATAGATTGCACTATCAAAAAAGATATAAATTTCTTTTTCGTCACCTTCATACCCTGCAAATATTATTGCGTCTTGACAAGGCTCAAAGTATATTTTATTTCCTCTATACACCAAATACACAGGACTTCCTTTTTTCCCAGACGCGAAAGACAGGTGCTGGTTTTCTGCCATATAATAAGCATTTCCATTATATTCTATATGGTCATATAATAAATATTTAAATACGATTTCATCGCGGTTTTCCATAATACAGAAAAGAGATTTTATCCACAGTGTAATAATTAAAAATGAAACTATCACAATCACAATAAGTTTATACTTTCTTATTTACGTATTCCTCCTTTTGCGATTTATATACTAATAAGTCATTCATTAAATAAAAGGTTCTCCGTGTCATATTGGTATACTACTTCCGCCTGCTTCTGGTAACACTAAGTTCCAGGATATCATACTGGAACTTAGTAATCAGCCTATTGGTCGCCCGGCTTTGCCGGGCGATAAATCTCTTACTTTTTGATTCTATGTGCTTCCTCAAACTCATGTCTGTTCCACGATATCTTATATGCTCCTATAGTATCTGGAACAAACTTTGGGTTATTAGATTGCAGTAATGCTATTAATCTCTCTCCCGTTAGCATACGTTGCCTCGAAGCTTCACTTAATCTTTCCAAAATATCATGTGCCATTCCCTTATCTTTCAAATAAAATAAATCAAAGTTTTTTAAAACTAAAGCATAACCGCCTTCATACGGTATCTTCAAATCGTGAAGCAAACAGTCACTCAAAGCAGGCATATTTTCTCCATAGTAATCTGGAAATTCACATGCATTTTTAATTCTTACATGAAATTCTTCGATGCTCAATATTTCATTAAAATCTAAAATAATAACTTTGTACTGATTGTTTTTCAACCAATCTATATCTTTTATCAATATATTTTCATCACAATATAGTGACATGGAGCCATTAATCAATATTGTCCAGTCTACTTTAGAACAATTATTTACATACCGACTAAATGCTGCCATAAATTACAATCTCCTATAGCCTATCGTATTTGATCCCATGTTTTGTAGTAATCTGGCGTATACCATGCCGAACCATCAGACCCGGTTACAATTCTTTCTGGACCTCTATTTTGTCCAAAGCATCCTTAGCTTTCTGAGGTATATATCTGGAATTACCGGCTACTGCCGCATCACCCCGATATAGACTTTATATCCCTCTGGCGTAACCATAACATTTCCTGCTCCACCTGGATCCGCAGAATTGTAAGTATCCTCCTGGAAAAATCTCCCCTGATTAGCATTATAATACCTCGCCCTTAAGAACTCAAGCCCGGTATTCGGATGATTGTCATAAACGAACAAGAACTGCTGGACATGATGATTTCAGAGCGGATACAAATGCTTCTGAAACCAAAGAATTCCATTAATGAAGATGAAAAAAGCACGTATCACAGCTCATTGATCAGGCAGAAGTGTTTTTAAAACATCTGCCAAATGCTGACCTGGATACCTTAAACCAATACCTTGAACATCTGATGGAACAGATGGCAAAAGATGGCATCCGGGTTATGAA
This portion of the Clostridium sp. AN503 genome encodes:
- a CDS encoding barstar family protein; this encodes MAAFSRYVNNCSKVDWTILINGSMSLYCDENILIKDIDWLKNNQYKVIILDFNEILSIEEFHVRIKNACEFPDYYGENMPALSDCLLHDLKIPYEGGYALVLKNFDLFYLKDKGMAHDILERLSEASRQRMLTGERLIALLQSNNPKFVPDTIGAYKISWNRHEFEEAHRIKK